A window of Clostridium sp. 'White wine YQ' contains these coding sequences:
- a CDS encoding glycosyltransferase, which produces MITISLCMIVKNEENVICRCLNSVKDIVDEIIIVDTGSFDKTKELVKSYTNKIYDFKWIYDFSAARNFSFERATKEYILWLDADDEILEEDRMKFLKLKETMMPDIDEVMMKYNVGLNQRGEVTLSYYRERLSKRSRGYKWHEPVHEYLEISGKVINSDICVTHKKDKENEKERNLLIYKKHLSEGKKLTTRGTYYYARELYYNKYYREAIESYNKFLASNEGWLEDNINACLDLAKCYSILNDKKNSLRILYRSFEYDTPRAEACCNIGYYYFEKNDYKRAIFWYELATRLEKPASGWGFIYNDYWDYIPYMQLCVCYDRLGKIEDAIKYNDKAAECKPNDPSVVYNKKYFSSIQS; this is translated from the coding sequence ATGATTACTATAAGTTTATGTATGATTGTAAAAAATGAAGAAAATGTTATATGTAGATGTCTAAATTCCGTCAAAGACATTGTGGATGAAATAATAATAGTAGATACAGGTTCATTTGATAAAACTAAAGAGTTAGTAAAATCATATACTAATAAAATATACGATTTCAAGTGGATTTATGATTTTTCAGCTGCAAGAAATTTTTCTTTTGAAAGAGCAACTAAGGAATATATATTGTGGTTAGATGCTGATGATGAAATATTAGAAGAAGATCGAATGAAGTTCTTAAAACTTAAAGAAACAATGATGCCTGATATAGATGAGGTAATGATGAAGTATAATGTGGGTTTAAACCAAAGAGGGGAAGTAACTTTATCATATTATAGAGAAAGACTTTCTAAAAGAAGTAGAGGATATAAGTGGCATGAACCAGTTCACGAGTACCTTGAAATTAGTGGAAAAGTAATTAATTCTGATATTTGTGTGACTCATAAGAAAGATAAGGAAAATGAAAAAGAAAGAAATCTATTAATTTATAAAAAGCATTTATCTGAAGGAAAAAAACTTACCACAAGAGGGACATATTATTATGCAAGAGAGCTTTATTATAATAAATATTATAGAGAAGCAATTGAAAGTTATAATAAATTTCTAGCGTCTAATGAAGGATGGTTGGAAGATAATATAAATGCTTGTCTTGACTTGGCTAAATGCTATAGCATTTTGAATGATAAGAAGAATAGTTTAAGAATTTTATATAGAAGTTTTGAATATGATACTCCAAGAGCTGAGGCATGTTGTAATATCGGCTATTATTATTTTGAAAAAAATGATTATAAGAGAGCAATATTTTGGTATGAGCTCGCAACAAGGCTAGAAAAACCAGCAAGTGGATGGGGATTTATTTATAATGATTATTGGGATTACATACCATACATGCAGTTATGTGTTTGCTACGATAGATTAGGCAAAATAGAAGATGCTATTAAATACAATGACAAAGCAGCGGAATGCAAACCCAATGATCCATCAGTAGTTTATAATAAAAAATATTTTAGCAGTATTCAAAGTTAA
- a CDS encoding TetR/AcrR family transcriptional regulator, protein MERKIRKPTQKRALEKMDKILNASFKLFNEIGYYNTTTADIAKEAGVATGSVYAYFEDKKDIYLHVQKMVSARFEYPTKDFWIENKIIDLKDVKAVKDLFRVFIKLMIKYHDFSKIYHDELDALTLLDEDIKNLKQEQEVERKKKIYEIFEILDIPFKSEEDSAIFLHYCNLIIDDICHKILYDKGVKELDAYIDKGVDIIYSLFKSTTHIS, encoded by the coding sequence ATGGAAAGAAAAATACGAAAACCAACACAAAAAAGAGCTTTAGAAAAGATGGATAAAATTTTAAACGCATCTTTTAAACTTTTCAATGAAATAGGTTATTATAATACTACTACTGCAGATATCGCAAAAGAAGCTGGGGTTGCTACTGGTTCAGTATACGCATATTTTGAAGACAAAAAAGATATTTATTTGCATGTTCAGAAAATGGTATCTGCCAGATTTGAATACCCTACAAAAGATTTTTGGATAGAAAATAAAATTATAGATTTAAAAGATGTCAAAGCTGTTAAAGATTTATTTAGGGTATTTATAAAATTAATGATTAAATATCATGATTTTTCTAAAATCTATCATGATGAATTAGATGCCTTAACGCTATTAGATGAAGACATAAAAAACTTAAAGCAAGAGCAAGAAGTCGAAAGGAAGAAAAAAATTTACGAAATATTTGAAATCCTTGATATACCTTTTAAAAGTGAAGAGGATTCAGCTATTTTTCTTCATTATTGCAATCTAATAATAGATGATATTTGCCATAAAATTCTTTATGACAAAGGTGTAAAAGAATTAGATGCTTACATTGATAAAGGTGTTGATATAATCTATTCTTTATTTAAATCTACTACACACATTAGTTAA
- a CDS encoding DHA2 family efflux MFS transporter permease subunit has translation MNRKEKVLAFISLAIACFLTVLDGTIVNVSLPSMASYFNTNITGISWVSTSYLIPFSALLINFSKIADIYGRKKLFLIGLFIFGISSVCCGLSTSLPMIIFFRIIQGIGAAILTPLAIPLGIELFGKDAMGKLAILIGMIISISAASGPVLGGVLNEAFNFKAIFYVNIPFILIALFLGKKYVVECYDRTIEKKVDIVGSILLAYGLGALTFLLVKGNEYGWSSNKIIFLMITSLVSIIIFLIYERKIPNAMIDFSLFKTKSYTASIILISIIFFAYMPISYLMNFYLENQLGYSVLKSGLIIGITSATSFIMSPIFALISKKTSPRVVSLFAIVFISLGDLMFIFMNSSNNTKIIYIAFVILGLGMASTTPLYQSAFEEISIDKNGIASGVLNSLRQLTACIAIALVSTLSTHYTNIAIDNTKNKIIEKVNENVVLEQEVKNTLYDKISDSSASKGEGFSKEMVHNLVSQKEKTILPTVPQDMQEAVLKRFQEQEIEINKVLGEATKIKEDESNKVFIKCFMITGIIALFGLFVVPFNISNEIKSGKKSKAIA, from the coding sequence ATGAATAGAAAAGAAAAAGTTTTAGCATTTATCTCACTAGCAATTGCATGTTTTTTAACAGTTTTGGATGGAACAATAGTGAATGTATCATTACCATCAATGGCAAGTTACTTTAATACAAATATTACAGGAATCTCTTGGGTCAGCACATCATATTTAATTCCTTTTTCAGCATTACTTATTAATTTTTCTAAAATAGCAGATATTTATGGAAGAAAGAAATTATTTTTAATTGGATTATTTATCTTTGGAATTTCTTCTGTATGTTGTGGTCTTTCAACTTCATTACCAATGATTATATTCTTTAGAATAATCCAAGGGATAGGGGCAGCTATTTTAACCCCATTAGCAATACCTTTAGGGATTGAACTTTTTGGAAAAGATGCTATGGGAAAATTGGCAATTCTTATTGGAATGATTATATCTATTTCAGCAGCATCTGGTCCTGTATTAGGTGGTGTGTTAAATGAAGCTTTTAATTTTAAAGCTATTTTTTATGTGAATATACCCTTCATCTTAATAGCATTATTTTTAGGTAAAAAATATGTAGTTGAATGTTATGATAGAACAATTGAGAAAAAAGTTGATATTGTAGGTTCGATTCTTCTAGCATATGGCTTAGGTGCACTTACATTCTTGTTAGTTAAAGGAAATGAATACGGATGGAGTAGTAATAAAATTATTTTTTTAATGATAACATCGTTAGTATCTATAATAATTTTTTTAATATATGAAAGAAAAATTCCCAATGCAATGATAGATTTTAGTTTATTTAAGACAAAAAGCTATACTGCATCAATTATTTTAATTTCAATTATCTTTTTTGCATATATGCCTATTTCATACCTTATGAATTTTTATCTTGAAAATCAACTTGGGTATTCGGTTCTAAAATCAGGTTTAATTATTGGAATAACTAGTGCAACTTCATTTATAATGTCACCAATATTTGCACTAATTTCTAAGAAAACTTCTCCAAGAGTTGTTTCATTATTCGCAATTGTTTTTATTTCATTAGGAGATTTAATGTTTATATTTATGAATAGTAGCAACAATACTAAAATTATCTATATAGCATTTGTAATACTTGGATTAGGTATGGCTTCTACAACGCCACTATATCAAAGTGCATTTGAAGAGATTTCTATTGATAAAAATGGAATCGCTTCAGGCGTACTAAATAGCTTGAGACAATTAACAGCATGTATTGCAATTGCATTAGTTTCTACTTTAAGTACACATTATACAAATATAGCAATTGATAATACAAAAAATAAAATAATAGAAAAAGTAAATGAAAATGTAGTTCTAGAACAAGAAGTTAAGAACACACTCTATGATAAAATTAGTGATTCATCAGCTAGCAAAGGAGAAGGCTTTTCAAAAGAAATGGTACACAATTTAGTATCTCAGAAGGAAAAAACAATTTTACCTACAGTTCCACAAGATATGCAAGAGGCTGTATTAAAGAGATTTCAGGAGCAAGAGATTGAAATAAATAAAGTTTTAGGAGAAGCTACTAAAATAAAGGAAGATGAAAGTAATAAGGTTTTTATTAAGTGTTTTATGATAACTGGAATAATTGCTTTATTTGGATTATTTGTAGTGCCTTTTAATATTAGTAATGAAATTAAGAGTGGAAAAAAATCTAAGGCCATAGCATAG
- a CDS encoding cupin domain-containing protein yields MAQIFRKDTMKFKLRQSPIPEFSWHTSEKLSELAKSEHMQFNVRLLDPGKYSYPYHFHRNSEELFIIIKGEVTLRTPEEFLILNEGDIVFFEMGPSGAHQLYNHTTEPCKFLDIRTVFGLDVCEYPDSGKINILPYEEIYESNAKVDYYKGEDNVKDKW; encoded by the coding sequence GTGGCACAAATTTTTAGGAAAGATACTATGAAGTTTAAGCTAAGACAGTCACCAATTCCAGAATTCTCTTGGCATACCAGTGAAAAGTTATCAGAATTAGCTAAATCTGAACATATGCAATTTAATGTAAGACTACTTGATCCAGGAAAATATTCATATCCCTATCATTTTCATAGAAATTCAGAAGAATTATTTATAATAATTAAAGGAGAAGTTACACTAAGAACACCTGAAGAATTCTTAATTTTAAATGAAGGTGATATTGTATTTTTTGAAATGGGGCCAAGCGGAGCACATCAGTTATATAATCACACAACTGAGCCATGCAAGTTTTTAGATATTAGGACAGTATTTGGACTAGATGTATGTGAATATCCAGATTCGGGGAAAATAAATATTTTGCCATATGAAGAGATATACGAAAGTAATGCAAAAGTAGATTATTATAAGGGCGAAGATAATGTAAAAGACAAATGGTAA
- a CDS encoding sugar ABC transporter substrate-binding protein, producing MYQLIPKSLSAQFNYVSKDFLDIESLILMQEEALLDHDLRQGTIGVALPDGIEKRWLKDLSAMEKEAKDKGVTIKTELSKNIFDDQNSKVDKLLSEGISILIIAPTDSVAAASIVDKAHKANVKVVAYDRIIKNSDVDLFITFDSQRVGEIQGQYLTKTVPKGNYIILTGDPEDNNSALLLKGAMEFIQPLVTQREIKIVTNSPVLNWDPKNAYKIVADSLKANKNNINAILSPNDAIAGAAIEALKEQGLAGKVIVTGQDADVEAAKRIVQGTQAMTVFKDTRALGAAAIDAAIKLSEGKALDLSGTTNNGKIDVPSILLDSVAVTKDNLEAVLINSGFMKKEDVFTT from the coding sequence ATGTACCAGTTAATACCAAAATCTTTATCTGCACAATTTAATTATGTAAGCAAAGATTTCTTGGACATAGAGAGTTTAATTTTAATGCAGGAGGAAGCATTATTAGACCATGATTTAAGACAGGGCACTATTGGAGTAGCTCTGCCTGATGGAATAGAAAAAAGATGGCTGAAAGATTTGTCAGCAATGGAAAAAGAAGCAAAAGATAAAGGTGTAACTATTAAAACTGAGTTGTCAAAAAACATTTTTGATGATCAAAATTCCAAGGTAGATAAATTGTTGTCTGAGGGTATAAGTATATTAATAATAGCACCAACAGATTCAGTCGCTGCTGCTTCAATAGTTGATAAGGCACATAAAGCTAATGTTAAAGTGGTTGCCTACGATAGAATAATAAAAAATAGTGATGTTGACTTATTTATTACCTTTGATAGTCAGCGAGTTGGAGAGATTCAAGGACAATATCTTACAAAAACTGTTCCGAAAGGTAATTATATTATTTTAACAGGAGATCCTGAAGATAATAATTCAGCACTTTTATTAAAAGGAGCAATGGAATTTATTCAACCATTAGTGACACAAAGAGAAATTAAAATTGTTACAAATTCTCCAGTATTAAATTGGGATCCTAAGAATGCCTATAAAATAGTAGCTGATTCACTAAAGGCTAATAAAAACAACATTAATGCAATACTATCACCTAATGATGCAATAGCAGGAGCAGCAATAGAAGCATTAAAAGAACAAGGATTAGCAGGAAAAGTCATAGTTACAGGTCAAGATGCTGATGTTGAAGCTGCAAAAAGGATAGTACAGGGAACTCAAGCAATGACTGTTTTTAAAGATACAAGAGCATTAGGAGCAGCAGCAATAGATGCAGCAATAAAACTCTCAGAAGGAAAAGCGTTAGATCTAAGTGGTACAACCAATAATGGTAAAATTGATGTCCCATCTATTTTATTGGATTCTGTTGCAGTGACAAAAGATAATTTAGAGGCAGTTTTAATAAATAGTGGTTTTATGAAAAAAGAGGATGTTTTTACTACCTAA
- a CDS encoding sugar ABC transporter substrate-binding protein has translation MFLNFPNEFNVPIRFINKDILEFREVSLNFRQAPIGVSLPLLQEERWIKDLEAMKQRAKEIGVSLDVRLAKDSNEQKAQVDELITKGSIGVLIIAAIDPMVFEDLVDKAHKSNIKVIAYDRLIKNSDLDLYITFNNKRVGELQGRYLIEKVPKGNYIILSGDPKDNNAKLVKEGAIEFINPLVSLRDIKIVTDKSVENWDPKIAYNIVKESLIANKNAVNAVLAPNDDIAGGAIDALREQGLAGKVAVTGQDADFQAIRRIIEGTQSMTVFKDTRELGKAAIESAKKLALGEAIDTTDTINNGKIDVQSIFISPTLVDKDNLVQTLINSGYLKKEDVYGKNNIK, from the coding sequence ATGTTCTTAAACTTTCCAAATGAGTTTAATGTGCCAATTAGGTTTATAAATAAAGATATTTTAGAATTTAGAGAAGTAAGTTTAAACTTTAGGCAAGCTCCAATAGGCGTATCTCTTCCATTACTGCAGGAGGAGAGGTGGATTAAAGATTTAGAGGCAATGAAGCAACGAGCTAAAGAAATTGGAGTTTCATTAGATGTAAGATTAGCTAAAGATTCAAATGAGCAAAAAGCACAAGTAGATGAATTAATCACCAAAGGCAGTATTGGAGTTTTAATCATAGCTGCTATTGATCCTATGGTTTTTGAGGACTTAGTAGATAAAGCACATAAGTCTAATATTAAAGTAATTGCCTATGATAGACTAATAAAAAATAGTGATTTAGATTTATATATTACTTTTAATAATAAAAGAGTTGGAGAGCTACAAGGAAGATACTTAATTGAAAAAGTTCCAAAAGGTAATTATATAATTTTGTCTGGAGACCCTAAGGATAATAATGCTAAGCTAGTTAAAGAAGGTGCAATCGAATTTATAAATCCACTTGTATCCTTGAGAGATATAAAAATTGTTACTGATAAATCAGTGGAAAATTGGGATCCTAAAATTGCCTATAATATTGTAAAAGAGTCATTGATTGCTAATAAGAATGCTGTAAATGCAGTGTTAGCACCAAATGATGATATTGCAGGTGGGGCAATTGATGCATTAAGGGAACAAGGATTAGCTGGAAAGGTTGCAGTAACTGGTCAAGATGCAGACTTTCAAGCAATTCGAAGGATCATAGAAGGAACACAATCTATGACTGTATTTAAAGATACAAGAGAATTAGGAAAAGCAGCTATCGAATCAGCAAAAAAATTAGCATTAGGAGAAGCTATAGATACAACTGATACAATTAATAACGGTAAAATAGATGTACAGTCTATATTTATTTCGCCTACATTGGTAGATAAAGATAATTTAGTTCAGACACTAATAAATAGTGGATACTTAAAAAAAGAAGATGTATATGGGAAAAATAATATTAAGTAA
- the fabF gene encoding beta-ketoacyl-ACP synthase II — MKKRVVITGTGVVSSVGMGTEEFWNNIKEGKSGISKIERVDVSDMPTKVAAEIKNFNPENFIEKKEIRRMDRFSQYAVAAAQMAIEDSKLDLENVNKERLGVIVGSGIGGIETLENQYNTLIEKGPGRVSPFLVPMMISNMASGLIAIRFGAKGFVECTVTACATSTNTLGDAFKVIQRGDADAIIAGGTEASITRLCLAGFCSSKAMTRNEDPNTASRPFDKDRDGFIMGEGAGMLILEEYEHAIKRGANIIAEVVGYGCTNDAYHITSPSEGGEGAVRAMKTAIEDAGINPSEVGYINAHGTSTSANDKNETAAIKTVFGEYAYKLPISSTKSMTGHMLGATGAVEAIITALALKDGFIPPTINYNTPDPECDLNYTPNKGISNEIKYALSNSLGFGGHNATIVLKAFK, encoded by the coding sequence ATGAAAAAACGTGTAGTAATCACAGGAACTGGTGTGGTTTCATCAGTTGGTATGGGAACTGAAGAATTTTGGAATAACATAAAAGAAGGAAAAAGTGGAATAAGTAAAATTGAAAGAGTCGATGTTTCAGATATGCCTACTAAGGTTGCAGCTGAAATTAAAAATTTTAATCCTGAAAATTTCATAGAGAAAAAAGAAATAAGAAGAATGGATAGATTCTCACAATACGCAGTTGCCGCAGCGCAAATGGCCATAGAAGATTCTAAACTTGATCTAGAGAATGTCAACAAAGAACGTCTTGGCGTAATTGTAGGTTCAGGAATTGGAGGAATCGAAACTTTAGAAAATCAATATAACACCTTAATTGAAAAAGGGCCTGGGAGAGTAAGTCCATTTTTAGTACCTATGATGATATCTAATATGGCTTCTGGTCTTATTGCTATAAGATTTGGTGCAAAAGGCTTTGTTGAATGTACTGTAACAGCCTGCGCAACTTCTACAAATACATTAGGAGATGCCTTTAAGGTTATTCAAAGAGGTGATGCTGATGCAATAATTGCTGGTGGTACAGAAGCTTCTATTACAAGATTATGTTTAGCTGGTTTCTGCTCAAGCAAAGCAATGACAAGAAATGAGGATCCAAATACTGCTTCAAGACCTTTTGATAAAGATAGAGATGGGTTTATTATGGGTGAAGGTGCTGGAATGTTAATTCTTGAAGAATACGAACATGCAATTAAAAGAGGAGCAAATATTATTGCTGAAGTTGTTGGATATGGCTGCACAAATGATGCTTATCATATTACTTCTCCATCAGAAGGTGGCGAGGGTGCTGTAAGAGCAATGAAAACTGCAATCGAAGATGCAGGAATAAACCCTTCAGAAGTTGGTTATATAAATGCACACGGCACTTCTACTTCAGCTAATGATAAAAATGAAACTGCTGCGATAAAAACTGTTTTTGGTGAATATGCTTATAAATTACCTATAAGTTCTACAAAATCAATGACTGGACATATGTTAGGAGCTACTGGTGCGGTTGAAGCAATTATAACTGCTCTTGCTCTTAAAGATGGATTTATACCTCCAACAATAAACTATAATACACCTGATCCAGAATGTGATTTAAATTACACTCCAAATAAAGGTATATCTAATGAAATAAAATATGCTCTATCAAACTCACTAGGTTTTGGTGGACATAATGCAACTATAGTTTTGAAAGCTTTTAAATAG
- a CDS encoding AraC family transcriptional regulator — protein MIDLKDTIEECVEYIEDNIYNKISLDEISKETGISKYYLHRVFKSLTGESIIEYVQSRKLTSSINELVHTNKRIIDIAMDYGFNYEQSYIRAFKKKFGHTPLKVRTDDVSIVLTEKININDILAVDNSITYKPSFIFKQKFNIVGTEYKIMSKSGDNAANTYGREFFYNRKNEIPNPINSHIYIGYTDWSQNDNGYIYYMPSIQVTDLEHIPNGMKGVTIPANKYVVFRFVGFFNPDEIRGRHIGRVLAHLYRKWIYKSEFKFADSFRLEYIDSSLTKDNYCELDIYQPIE, from the coding sequence ATGATTGATTTAAAGGATACAATAGAAGAATGCGTAGAATATATTGAGGATAATATCTATAATAAAATATCTTTAGATGAAATTTCAAAAGAAACTGGAATATCAAAATATTATCTTCATAGAGTTTTTAAATCACTAACAGGAGAGTCAATTATAGAATATGTGCAATCGAGGAAACTTACTTCCAGTATAAATGAATTGGTACATACTAATAAGAGAATTATAGATATTGCTATGGATTATGGCTTTAATTATGAACAATCTTATATTAGAGCTTTTAAGAAAAAGTTTGGACACACTCCACTAAAAGTTCGTACGGATGATGTTTCAATAGTTCTCACTGAAAAAATAAATATAAATGACATACTTGCTGTGGACAATTCAATAACATATAAACCTTCTTTTATATTTAAACAAAAATTTAATATTGTAGGTACAGAATATAAGATTATGAGTAAATCTGGGGATAATGCTGCTAATACTTATGGACGTGAATTTTTTTATAATCGCAAAAATGAGATTCCGAATCCTATAAATTCACACATCTATATTGGGTATACAGATTGGAGTCAAAATGATAACGGATATATATACTACATGCCATCTATACAAGTAACGGATTTAGAACATATACCAAATGGAATGAAAGGTGTAACTATACCTGCAAATAAATATGTTGTGTTTAGATTTGTTGGGTTTTTTAATCCTGATGAAATTAGGGGAAGACATATAGGGAGAGTACTAGCTCATTTATATAGAAAATGGATATATAAATCAGAATTTAAATTTGCAGATTCCTTTAGACTTGAGTATATAGATTCATCTTTAACAAAAGATAATTATTGTGAACTTGATATATATCAACCGATAGAATAA
- the sigK gene encoding RNA polymerase sporulation sigma factor SigK: MIIVANLFELICNLPFLTGYVNNNTFPKPLSEEEEELYLRKLREGETSAKAILIERNLRLVAHIVKKYSVQNKEVDDLISIGTVGLIKAIESFDSTKGTRLATYAARCIENEILMLFRNNKKNKGEVYLQDPIGIDKEGNEICLMDVLSSDSDSVVEIVENNLQIKSLYNKMSKFLTIREKEIIEMRYGLLDGKIKTQREIAALLGISRSYVSRIEKKALKKLYKEMNGRY; encoded by the coding sequence TTGATTATTGTTGCAAATTTATTTGAGCTAATATGCAATTTACCTTTTCTAACAGGATATGTAAACAATAATACTTTCCCCAAACCTCTTTCCGAGGAAGAGGAGGAACTATATTTAAGAAAATTACGTGAAGGTGAAACTTCAGCAAAGGCAATACTTATTGAAAGAAACTTGAGACTTGTGGCACATATAGTTAAGAAGTATTCTGTACAAAACAAGGAGGTTGATGATTTAATCTCAATCGGAACTGTGGGATTAATTAAGGCCATAGAGTCTTTTGATTCAACCAAAGGAACTAGACTTGCTACCTACGCTGCTAGGTGTATAGAAAATGAAATTCTTATGCTTTTTAGAAATAATAAAAAAAACAAGGGAGAAGTATATTTACAGGATCCCATTGGTATTGATAAAGAAGGCAATGAAATTTGTTTAATGGATGTACTAAGTAGTGATAGTGATTCAGTAGTAGAGATTGTTGAAAATAATCTTCAAATTAAGAGTTTGTATAATAAAATGAGCAAATTTTTAACTATAAGAGAAAAAGAGATAATTGAAATGAGATATGGACTTTTAGATGGTAAGATAAAAACACAAAGAGAAATAGCTGCTCTCTTAGGTATTTCGAGATCATATGTTTCTAGAATTGAAAAAAAAGCTCTCAAAAAATTATATAAAGAAATGAATGGAAGGTACTAG
- a CDS encoding type IV pilus twitching motility protein PilT — translation MYDLMDLLRDTLERGASDLHLTVGIPPIIRVNGELIKIGKEPLTPADTNRFTIEILEDKYPIYSEAGEYDTSYSISGYGRFRVNAFKQRNSDALALRVIALKIPTLEELKHPEIVKTLTEKKRGLVLVTGPTGSGKSTTLAAMINQINNTREEHVITLEDPIEYLHKHKQCIINQREIGKDSQSYKNALRAVLREDPDVILVGEMRDLETIAIAITAAETGHLVFSTLHTIGAAKTIDRIVDVFPPHQQQQIRIQLSAVLQGIISQQLVPTTDKKGRVAALEVMVTTPGIQNLIREGKTHQIESSIQTGSKYGMKTMDMALAELYRKGIITSETALSYAVDSETIKRIMLL, via the coding sequence ATGTACGATTTAATGGATTTATTAAGGGATACTTTAGAAAGGGGAGCATCAGATTTACATTTAACTGTAGGAATACCACCTATAATAAGAGTTAATGGCGAATTAATTAAAATTGGAAAAGAGCCACTAACACCTGCAGATACAAATAGATTTACAATTGAAATTCTAGAGGATAAATATCCTATATATAGCGAGGCGGGAGAGTATGATACCTCTTATTCAATTTCAGGATATGGCAGATTTAGAGTAAATGCTTTTAAGCAAAGAAATTCAGATGCGTTAGCATTAAGAGTAATAGCATTAAAAATACCTACACTAGAAGAATTAAAACATCCTGAGATTGTAAAAACATTAACTGAGAAAAAGAGAGGGTTAGTCTTAGTAACTGGACCAACAGGAAGTGGTAAATCAACTACATTAGCAGCTATGATTAACCAAATAAATAATACAAGAGAAGAACATGTAATTACCTTAGAAGATCCAATTGAGTATTTACATAAGCACAAACAATGTATAATAAATCAAAGAGAAATTGGTAAGGATTCTCAAAGTTATAAAAATGCATTAAGAGCAGTTCTTAGAGAAGACCCAGATGTTATTCTAGTAGGTGAGATGAGAGATTTAGAAACTATTGCAATAGCTATAACAGCAGCAGAAACTGGTCATCTTGTATTTTCAACCTTACATACAATAGGTGCAGCAAAGACAATAGATAGAATTGTTGATGTATTTCCACCTCATCAGCAGCAGCAAATAAGAATTCAACTTTCAGCAGTTCTACAAGGAATAATTTCTCAACAATTAGTTCCAACAACTGATAAAAAAGGAAGAGTTGCAGCTCTTGAAGTAATGGTTACTACACCTGGTATTCAAAACTTAATAAGAGAGGGAAAAACCCATCAAATTGAATCTTCTATTCAAACTGGAAGTAAATATGGAATGAAGACCATGGATATGGCTTTAGCTGAATTGTATAGAAAAGGAATTATAACCTCAGAAACAGCATTAAGCTACGCAGTAGATAGTGAGACTATAAAGCGAATTATGCTATTGTAA